DNA sequence from the Cronobacter turicensis z3032 genome:
CCTGCTCTTTATCCTGTTGCGCACTTCTGCGGCCCATATACCAGCCATACGCAGCGGCGACAGGCAACAGCAGAAACAACAACTCCAGCATAGAGGGTTAATCCTTAACAGCAGGCGCGGCGGCGTTTGCCGGAACCGGCTCTGCAGGCGCGAGTTGCTGCTCAAGGCGTTTCACTTTACGTTCGGCACGCGCCAGTTGCAGGCGAACGCGCAACCAGAACAGCCCACAAATGATCCACCCGATAATAAACCCTGCGCCGAATAAGGTCGCCAGCAGCGTAGAGATCCGATAGTCGCCCTGCGCAAGCAGGAAGTTAAAGGTGACCTGTTGATCGTTTTGCGCGCCCAGCGTGACGGAAACGACGAAAATCGCTAATACCACTAAAAAAATAATCAGATATTTCACATGACATCCCGTATGTGTTTTGTGCGACCAATGTCCCGGCCTCGGCTCAACGCGCTATACGTTATCATTTCCACCCTTTGCGTGAAATGATAAAGCGCCAGGACATCCTTTATAAATAGGGGCGTAACGGCGAAACTCAAGCCGCCGTCACTCTTCTGTCTCGCGCCGGGCGATTTCCACTTTCTCCTCCACCGGCGGCGTGAGCGGGCCGCAGAGACGCTGCGCAAGCCAGGCGGCGATAGTTACCAGCAGCCAGGAGAGCAGCGTGGCGACTACCAGATCGCGCGGCCAGTGCATGCCGAGCAGCATTCGGCTGCCCATTACGCCGATGGCCCAGAGCGTCAGCACCGCAAGCGTAATGGTTCGCCTGCGCGGCCAGAGCAGCCCGAATCCCAGCATCGCCCAGCTTGCGGCAAACATGGTATGCCCCGATGGAAAAGCAAAACCGGTCTCTTTTTGCCAGTGTTTACGCAGCCAGGCCGGGATATCGGTCTCGTTTTTCAACTGCGCTTTCACCAGCTCGCCGCGTTCCTTGCGCTTTAAATTGTAGAACTCGTCCACCGGGATGTTACGGTTTTTTTCAAGCCAGATAACAAACGGGCGAGGTTCCTGAACTTTTTCTTTAATCAGCGACTTAGACCACTGCCCCGCCATAATGACCATGCCCAGAATCGCAAATAACATCAGCGCCGGACGCAACCGGAAGCGCAGGCACCACAAGAACCAGCCGCACAGCAAAACGTGAGTAAGAATGCCCCAGGGCTGCGTGACCGTTTCCGTCATCCAGAACAGCATTTTCAGCCATAACGAGCTGCTGCCCGGTTGCCACTGCCAGCCTGAGATCCAGACGGTCAGCGGCATGATGAGTAACAGCGCGGCGCCGACCGCGGTACGTTTTGCAATTGCCAGCATGCTCTCTCCTTTTTCCTGAAGTCCCTCAAGAATAACCGAAAATCATGGTCTGCAGGATAGTTACCTATTGATGCGATTAATATTAAGAGCACGACAGAGAGAGGCGAACCCCGCCGGGATGTGGCAAAATACAGGGTAACGACAGAAAGCCAACAGACTGGCAGGCGCCTGCGGGCGTCATAATATCCGGAGAATCACATGCAGCTTAAACGTGTGGCAGAAGCCAAACTGCCAACCCCCTGGGGCGATTTCCTGATGGTGGGTTTTGAAGAACTGGCCACCGGACAGGATCACGTAGCCCTGGTATTTGGTGATATTACCGGCGCAGAGTCGGTGCTGGCCCGCGTGCATTCCGAGTGTCTGACCGGCGACGCGCTGTTCAGCCTGCGCTGTGACTGCGGCTTCCAGCTGGAAGCCGCGCTGTCGCAAATCGCCGAAACCGGGCGCGGCGTGCTGCTCTATCATCGCCAGGAGGGCCGTAACATTGGTCTGTTGAATAAGATTCGTGCCTATGCGTTGCAGGATCAGGGTTACGACACCGTTGAAGCGAACCATCAGCTTGGCTTTGCCGCCGACGAGCGCGATTTCACCCTGTGTGCGGACATGTTTAAGCTGCTGGGCGTAGATGAAGTGCGCCTGCTGACCAACAACCCACGCAAGGTAGAGATTCTGACCGAAGCGGGGATTAATATCGTCGAACGGGTGCCGCTGATTGTCGGTCGCAACCCGAAGAACGAGCACTATCTCGACACCAAAGCCGCCAAGATGGGGCATCTGCTCTCCGGTAACTAACCGGCGCCATAAAAAAGGCCTGCAAACGCAGGCCTTTTTGTTTCACCGTATGCCGCGCCTTTAGCGCAGCATGTTACGGATCACATAGTGCAGAATGCCGTCGTTACGGTAATAGGTCATCTCATTACCGGTATCGATACGGCAGCGGCACTCCAGCACTTCGCTTGAGCCATCAGCTCGCGTCAGCGTAACCGGCACCGTACTGCCCGGCGTCAGCGACTGCAGATTGCCGATATCCAGCGTCTCGTCGCCGGTCAGCCCCAGCGTTTTACGCGTCACGCCCTGCGGGAACTCCAGCGGCAGGATGCCCATACCAATCAGGTTGGAGCGGTGAATACGTTCGAACGACTCGGCAATCACCACGCGAATACCGAGCAGGCGCGGGCCTTTAGCCGCCCAGTCGCGACTGGAGCCTGAGCCATATTCTTTCCCGGCGATAACCGCAAGCGGCGTGCTCTGCTCCTGGTAGCGCATGGCGGCATCGTAAATCGACATCACCTCATTACCCGGAATGAGGCGCGTCATCCCGCCTTCCACGCCCGGCACCATTTCATTACGGATACGAATGTTGGCAAAGGTGCCGCGCATCATCACTTCATGGTTGCCGCGTCGGGAGCCGTAGGAGTTAAAGTCTGCGCGCTCTACGCCATGGTTTTGCAGATAGCGACCGGCGGGGCTGTCCGCCTTGATGCTGCCCGCAGGGGAAATGTGGTCGGTGGTGACGGAATCGCCCAGCATTGCGAGAATACGCGCGCCGTGGATATCCTGCACCGGCGCCGGTTCGGAGAGCATCTCATCGAAAAATGGCGACAGGCGAATATAGGTGGAGTCGTTCTGCCAGTCATAGGTGTCTGACGCCTGCACCTGGATGGAACGCCACTCTTCGGTTCCTTCGAAGACTTCCGCATACTCTTTGCGGAACATATCGGTAGAGACTTCCTGCACCGCCCGGGCAATCTCCTGCCCTGTTGGCCAGATATCCTTCAGGTAAACCGGATCGCCTTTGCGATCGTGGCCGATGGGATCGGTGGCGAGGTTAATATTCATATTCCCTGCCAGCGCATACGCGACCACCAGCGGCGGGGAGGCCAGCCAGTTGGTTTTCACCAGCGGATGAATACGCCCTTCGAAGTTACGGTTGCCCGAAAGCACCGCGCCAACCGTCAGATCGCCTTTCTTGATCGCCTGTTCGATTGGCTCAGGCAACGGACCGGAGTTACCGATACAGGTGGTACAGCCATACCCGACCAGGTTAAAGCCCAGTTCATCAAGCCACGGGGTCAGCTTCGCATGAGCCAGATAATCGGATACCACTTTTGAGCCAGGCGCCAGCGACGCTTTCACCCATGGCTGGCGCTTAAGCCCCAGCTGAACGGCTTTTTTCGCCAGCAGGCCCGCCGCCATCAGCACGCTCGGGTTAGAAGTATTCGTGCAGGAGGTAATCGCCGCAATGACCACCGCGCCGTCCGGCAACTCATACTGATGCCCGTTCAGCGTATACCCAATCGAATGCAGATCTTTTTTCGGCGAGTTGACTTCAAGCTCAGTACTGGCGGCAAAGGCCTTCGGCACATCGCCGAGGCTTACGCGATCCTGCGGACGTTTCGGCCCGGCGATACTGGCCTCGACCGTGCCCATGTCCAGTTCAAGCGTGCTGGTAAACACAGGTTCATCGCCGGTGTTGCGCCACATGCCCTGCGCTTTGGCATAGGCCTCGACCAGCGCCACCTGCTCCTCGCTACGTCCGCTCAGGCGTAAATAGCCAAGCGTCACGTCATCAATCGGGAAAAAACCGCAGGTCGCGCCATATTCCGGCGCCATGTTGGCAATCGTCGCGCGGTCTGCCAGCGGCAGTGAATCCAGCCCGTCGCCAAAGAACTCGACGAATTTCCCGACCACGCCATGTTTACGCAGCATCTGCGTGACGGTCAGCACCAGGTCGGTGGCGGTAATCCCTTCGCTGAGCTTACCGGTGAGACGAAAACCGACGACATCCGGGATAAGCATCGACACGGGCTGGCCGAGCATGGCCGCTTCCGCTTCAATACCGCCGACGCCCCAGCCGAGCACGCCAAGGCCGTTAATCATCGTGGTATGGGAATCCGTGCCGACAAGCGTGTCCGGGTACGCCACCATCACGCCGTCCTGAAGCTCGCTCCACACGGCTTTACCCAGATACTCAAGATTAACCTGATGGCAAATGCCGGTACCCGGTGGTACCACGCTGAAGCGGCTGAACGCCTGCTGGCCCCAGCGCAGGAATGCGTAACGTTCGTGGTTTCGTTCCATCTCCAGACGCACGTTCTCTTCAAACGCGTTATCGTCGCCGAAGTGGTCGACGGTCACGGAGTGGTCAATCACCAGATCGACTGGCGAGAGCGGATTCACTTTCGAGACGTCTCCACCGAGACGCTGCACCGCTTCGCGCATGGCCGCCAGATCCACCACCGCCGGAACGCCGGTGAAATCCTGCATCAATACACGCGCCGGGCGATACGCGATTTCGCGATCGGCATGCGCATGCTCAAGCCAGCCCGCCAGCGCCTGGATATCCTCAAGCGTGACGGTCTCGCCGTCCTGCCAGCGCAGCAGGTTCTCGAGTAAAACTTTCAGTGATTTGGGTAACCGCGCGATATCGCCCAGCTCCCGGGCGGCTTTCGGCAGGCTGTAGTAGTGATAGGTTTTATCCTGCGCCTGTAATGTGTCCTTACTGGCTTCGCGTAGGGTCGACGACATAGCTCCTCCTTCAGTCCTGAGATAGCGATGCCCCGATTGTTATCAGGGTCTGTATTAAAGATAACACAAACATGTCGTAACGATTTGATAACAACCCAAATCGCTAAAAGTGAGGAAACCGGGAGGGAGAAAACAAAGCGCCTGGCGGGAGCCAGGCGCAGAAGAATCAGTGAGCAAGCATCCAGACAAGCTGACACCAGAACAAGGAAGAAACCGTAAATACGCCAATCCATGACCAGTATTTGAGCGTGAGCTGATTATTCATACCTGTTACACCAATAATTAAAACCGTTGATCAATCTGGCGCTTGCCAGCGTTGTAAAGATTGCTGTGTGTAATTTTTCTCGCTGCGTTAACAACGAGAACAGATAAATTTAGGTTAAATTAAATTCTTGTTTTTTATTATCTACGCTATTCAGCGTTTATTGTTTTTGTGATCTTCTTCCGAAAATAACGCGATAAAATCTTGTTGCTCTTTTGTTAGCTTCCAGCCTGCCGGAAGGGTTGAAAAACCCCCAGTTTGGCTGTTTTCGTGCCTGTCATCTGGTTGACATATTGGCGAACGAGTGAAAGCGTGCTGTTGTAGAGCCATGCTTAACCCCAAAATGTCCATACCAGAAGCGCAATCCCAATCCAGAACAGGGTTGAGATGCCGAACACCGCCAGCCACGCTTTACGCTTAAGATCAGGATCTCTTTGCGAATCGTCGCTTTCTGCAGGCATTGTTAACCTCGTACAATCGACATTGCTTATCATATAGGCACCAAACAATTGGCAGAAGTAATCATCAGTTGAGATAAATCCTAAATAAAAACCAGCCAAAAATCCAGCACCTTTACGATCATTTTTGGAGAAAATATTCAATCTTTTGACGTGAAATAAATTATTGAAGTTGTGAATTTGCGTAGCTGAGAATTATTTCCTACTTTTGTCGTGACGAGACGACACCTTGTCCATACTTTTAATATGGAAAAGCGCGATTTTAATTGCGCTTAGTGCGAATGATTATGTTTTTAATTTGAATAAAGGCAGGGAAAAGCGGCGTACCTTTGCACCAGTGAAAAGGTACGCGCGGGAATTATTTGGCAGGTAATTTGATATCTTTAAACATCGCTTCAATATCTTCATTCGAGCGCAATGCGACGGCGGCATCGACCACATCGCGGGTTAAATGCGGCGCAAAACGCTGAATAAAATCATACATGTAGCTGCGCAGGAAGGTGCTGCGGCGAAAACCGATTTTGGTGGTGCTGTGGCTGAAAATATCGTGCGCGTCGAGACGCACCAGATCCGGGTCAGAGACCGGATCTACCGCCATGCTGGCAATCACCCCTACCCCTAACCCCAGTCTGACGTAGGTTTTAATCACATCGGCGTCGGTTGCAGTGAAGACGATACGCGGCGTCAGTCCGGCGCGATTAAACGCGGTGTCGAGCTCTGAGCGGCCCGTAAAGCCGAAGGTATAAGTCACCAGCGGATATTGCGCCAGCTCCTCGATATTCACGCTCTCTTTGGACGCCAACGGGTGATCCGGCGTGACGACTATCGAACGGTTCCAGTGATAGCAAGGCAGCATGACCAGATCGTCATAAAGATGCAGC
Encoded proteins:
- the yciS gene encoding Inner membrane protein yciS, which translates into the protein MFVVSVTLGAQNDQQVTFNFLLAQGDYRISTLLATLFGAGFIIGWIICGLFWLRVRLQLARAERKVKRLEQQLAPAEPVPANAAAPAVKD
- the pgpB gene encoding Phosphatidylglycerophosphatase B produces the protein MLAIAKRTAVGAALLLIMPLTVWISGWQWQPGSSSLWLKMLFWMTETVTQPWGILTHVLLCGWFLWCLRFRLRPALMLFAILGMVIMAGQWSKSLIKEKVQEPRPFVIWLEKNRNIPVDEFYNLKRKERGELVKAQLKNETDIPAWLRKHWQKETGFAFPSGHTMFAASWAMLGFGLLWPRRRTITLAVLTLWAIGVMGSRMLLGMHWPRDLVVATLLSWLLVTIAAWLAQRLCGPLTPPVEEKVEIARRETEE
- the ribA gene encoding GTP cyclohydrolase-2, producing the protein MQLKRVAEAKLPTPWGDFLMVGFEELATGQDHVALVFGDITGAESVLARVHSECLTGDALFSLRCDCGFQLEAALSQIAETGRGVLLYHRQEGRNIGLLNKIRAYALQDQGYDTVEANHQLGFAADERDFTLCADMFKLLGVDEVRLLTNNPRKVEILTEAGINIVERVPLIVGRNPKNEHYLDTKAAKMGHLLSGN
- the acnA gene encoding Aconitate hydratase 1, which translates into the protein MSSTLREASKDTLQAQDKTYHYYSLPKAARELGDIARLPKSLKVLLENLLRWQDGETVTLEDIQALAGWLEHAHADREIAYRPARVLMQDFTGVPAVVDLAAMREAVQRLGGDVSKVNPLSPVDLVIDHSVTVDHFGDDNAFEENVRLEMERNHERYAFLRWGQQAFSRFSVVPPGTGICHQVNLEYLGKAVWSELQDGVMVAYPDTLVGTDSHTTMINGLGVLGWGVGGIEAEAAMLGQPVSMLIPDVVGFRLTGKLSEGITATDLVLTVTQMLRKHGVVGKFVEFFGDGLDSLPLADRATIANMAPEYGATCGFFPIDDVTLGYLRLSGRSEEQVALVEAYAKAQGMWRNTGDEPVFTSTLELDMGTVEASIAGPKRPQDRVSLGDVPKAFAASTELEVNSPKKDLHSIGYTLNGHQYELPDGAVVIAAITSCTNTSNPSVLMAAGLLAKKAVQLGLKRQPWVKASLAPGSKVVSDYLAHAKLTPWLDELGFNLVGYGCTTCIGNSGPLPEPIEQAIKKGDLTVGAVLSGNRNFEGRIHPLVKTNWLASPPLVVAYALAGNMNINLATDPIGHDRKGDPVYLKDIWPTGQEIARAVQEVSTDMFRKEYAEVFEGTEEWRSIQVQASDTYDWQNDSTYIRLSPFFDEMLSEPAPVQDIHGARILAMLGDSVTTDHISPAGSIKADSPAGRYLQNHGVERADFNSYGSRRGNHEVMMRGTFANIRIRNEMVPGVEGGMTRLIPGNEVMSIYDAAMRYQEQSTPLAVIAGKEYGSGSSRDWAAKGPRLLGIRVVIAESFERIHRSNLIGMGILPLEFPQGVTRKTLGLTGDETLDIGNLQSLTPGSTVPVTLTRADGSSEVLECRCRIDTGNEMTYYRNDGILHYVIRNMLR
- the cysB gene encoding HTH-type transcriptional regulator cysB; translation: MKLQQLRYIVEVVNHNLNVSSTAEGLYTSQPGISKQVRMLEDELGIQIFARSGKHLTQVTPAGQEIIRIAREVLSKVDAIKSVAGEHTWPDKGSLYVATTHTQARYALPGVIKGFIERYPRVSLHMHQGSPTQIAEAVSKGNADFAIATEALHLYDDLVMLPCYHWNRSIVVTPDHPLASKESVNIEELAQYPLVTYTFGFTGRSELDTAFNRAGLTPRIVFTATDADVIKTYVRLGLGVGVIASMAVDPVSDPDLVRLDAHDIFSHSTTKIGFRRSTFLRSYMYDFIQRFAPHLTRDVVDAAVALRSNEDIEAMFKDIKLPAK